Within Halorubrum lacusprofundi ATCC 49239, the genomic segment CAACCTCCCAGTCAACGTTCGAGGGGACCGGGACGAGGTTCTCGGCGGGGACGGCCGCGAGTTCGGAGTGGACGCCTCGAACGTGCTCCCCAATAATGTGGAACGACGGGCAGAGCGATTCTTCACCATGTCGACAGAACTCACACTCGCCACAGGAGACGCCGGCGCTCACGGCGACGTGGTCGCCGGGCTCAAACCGCGTCACGCCCTCGCCGACTGCCTCGACGACGCCGGCCGCGTCACTGCCGGGAATGTGGGGCATCTCCAAGTCGATTCCGGGCATCCCGCGACGCGTCCAGATGTCGAGGTGGTTCAGCGCGCCCGCCTTAACGTCGACAAGGACTTCGCCGCGGTCGGGCTCGGGATCCGGGAAATCGCCGTACTCGATCACGTCGCGGTCGCCGTGGGCGTCGAACTGGACGGCCTTCATGCCCGGACCCATCCGCGGCACCCACTAAACAGTACGCCAAACGGCTCTCCCTGCTCGTTTCTGGTTGGGCCGTCGTTTCCGATCGGTGAGAACCGACGAGGCCTGCGCTCCGAGGCGTGTGACGCCTCCACAGTCTCCGGTGCTTTCGTGATGTTTAAGTACTGAAGGCGGGACCATACGGATGCACGAACTGCAGGGGCGCCGGGTCCCGAGTCCACGAGGGCGATGATACGACGCGAGTTGCGGTAGCCAAGCCTGGCCCAAGGCGCAGGGTTGCTAACTCTGTGGCGTCACTGCCTCCGGGGTTCGAATCCCCGCCGCAACGCTCGAACGGACCGAGTACCGCCGGATTCGCGCCGGTAGGACTCACCACAACCAACACATGAGCACGGAAGAATCACAGGACGACTCACCGGAGGAGGAGGAAGACCTCCAGTACTTCGTCCGGATCGGGGGCGCTGACCTCGACGGGACGAAGACGGTCGAGCGAAGCCTGTCCGAACTCGACGGCATCGGCACGCGCACGGCGCGGCTGGTCGCCGAGAAGGCCGACGTGGACCGAAACGCCACGTTCGGGCTCCTCGACGAGGATGACCTCGACGCGGTGGTTGACATCGCCGAGAACCTCGAAGACCACGTCCCGTCGTGGATGACGAACAGACAGAACGACTTCTACTCCGGAGAGACGACGCACCTCGTCGGCACCGACGTCAGCGAGAAGCGTCGCCACGACATCAACCGGATGAAGATCATCGAATCGTATAAAGGCGTTCGCCACAAGCGCGGCCAGAAGGTACGCGGCCAGCGCACGAAGTCCACGGGACGGTCCGAGGGCACCATTGGCGTCAACGTCGAGGAGATCCGCGAGGAGATGGCGGAAGAAGAAGCAGCGGGTGACGAGGAATGAGCACCGGGAAAAACACCAAGGGCTACGAGACGCCGAACCACCCGTACCAGGGCGAGCGCATCGCCGAGGAGTCCGATCTCCTCTCACGGTACGGTCTGAAGAACAAAGAGGAGTTCTGGCGCGCTCAGTCCGAGCTGCGTAGCATGCGCCGCGAGGCGCGTCGCCTGCTCGGCGAGGCCCAGGGTGACGTCGACGTCGCTCAGGAGGCCGGCGCAGAGTTCGTCGCACGGCTCCGCCGGATCGGTATCCTCGGCGACAACGACGATATCTCCGCGGTCCTCTCACTGGACGTGACCGACCTGCTCGAGCGCCGTCTCCAGACGGTCGCCTACCGACAGGGGTTCGCGTCCTCGACTCAGCAGGCCCGACAGTTCATCGTTCACGGCCACATCACCGTCGACGGCGCCCGCGTCACGCGCCCGTCGGTGAAGGTCGACGTGGACGACGAAGGCGCAATCGCCTTCGACGAGAACAGCCCGCTCGCGGACGATCTCCACCCCGAGCGCGCGGAGTCACAGGAGTAACCCACCATGAGTGAATCCGAGGACGGAAAGTGGGGCATCGCCCACGTGTACGCGTCGTTCAACAACACGCTCATCACGGTCACCGACGAGACGGGCGCCGAGACGATCGCCAAATCGTCCGGCGGCACCGTGGTGAAGCAGAACCGCGACGAGGCGTCGCCGTACGCCGCCATGCAGATGGCGGAAGTCGTCGCCGAGCGCGTCAAGGACGCCGGCTTAGAGGGCGTGCACGTTCGCGTGCGCGGTCCCGGCGGCAACCTCAACAAGTCCACCGGTCCCGGTGCGCAGGCGACGATCCGCGCGCTCTCGCGTGCGGGCGTCGAGATCGGTCGGATCGAAGACGTCACGCCCATCCCGCACGACGGGACGAAGGCGCCAAAGAACAAGCGAGTCTGACATGACGGAAGACGACTTCGACGTCCAGTACGTCGAACGGGACGATCGCAGCGCGCGGGTGCTGATCCGCGGGCTCACCCCGGCGTTCGCGAACGGCATCCGCCGCGCGATGATCGCCGACGTCCCGACGTTCTCGATAGACACCGTCAGGTTCGTCGAGAACTCCTCCGTCATGTTCGACGAGATGATCGGGCTTCGACTGGGGCTCATTCCCCTGAAGACGCCGCTCGACGACTTCGAGGTCGGCGACGAGGTCACTCTCGCGCTCGACGTCGAGGGTCCGGCGACGGCGTACTCCGGCGACATCGAGAGCGCGGACCCGCTCGTCGAGGTCGCCGACGACAATATCCCGATCATCGAGCTGAAGGAGGGACAGCGACTGGAGTTCGAGGCCGACGCAGTGCTCGACACCGGTAAGGAGCACGCCAAACATCAGGGCGGCGTCTCCGTCGGCTACCGCCACCTCCAGCGCGTCTCGGTCGAGGGCGACCTCGGCGAGTTCGACGACGACGAGCCGCGGATCCTCCGCGGGGTTATCGAGACACCCGACGGGGAAATCGAACTTACCGACGAGTTCGACAACGATCTCTCGGAGCGGTTCCCCGGGAAAGAAGTCAGCGTCGAGGATGTCCCCGGCGCGTTCGTGTTCCACATCGAGACGGACGGTTCGTTCAGCGTCGAGGAACTGCTGCTCCGCGCCATCGACTCCATCGAGGAGCGCGCGGACGAACTACAGACGAAAGTCGCGGTCTAACGTAATGACGGACCTTCAAACCACACACACGGCGCTCGCCCCTGCACGAAGCTGCGGCGCCGCATTCCGATCCGACGTGGCGTCGGATCGGCCCGGATCCGAGTCGGGTCGTCCCGACGACGGGACCGAAAGTGGTTTGAAGGGAGCCGGATTACGCAGGAGTGCACGCAGGGATAGCCAAGTCAGGCCAACGGCGCAGCGTTCAGGGCGCTGTCCTGTAGAGGTCCGCAGGTTCAAATCCTGCTCCCTGCACTCCGTTTTCAC encodes:
- a CDS encoding 30S ribosomal protein S13, which translates into the protein MSTEESQDDSPEEEEDLQYFVRIGGADLDGTKTVERSLSELDGIGTRTARLVAEKADVDRNATFGLLDEDDLDAVVDIAENLEDHVPSWMTNRQNDFYSGETTHLVGTDVSEKRRHDINRMKIIESYKGVRHKRGQKVRGQRTKSTGRSEGTIGVNVEEIREEMAEEEAAGDEE
- a CDS encoding 30S ribosomal protein S4, yielding MSTGKNTKGYETPNHPYQGERIAEESDLLSRYGLKNKEEFWRAQSELRSMRREARRLLGEAQGDVDVAQEAGAEFVARLRRIGILGDNDDISAVLSLDVTDLLERRLQTVAYRQGFASSTQQARQFIVHGHITVDGARVTRPSVKVDVDDEGAIAFDENSPLADDLHPERAESQE
- a CDS encoding 30S ribosomal protein S11, with translation MSESEDGKWGIAHVYASFNNTLITVTDETGAETIAKSSGGTVVKQNRDEASPYAAMQMAEVVAERVKDAGLEGVHVRVRGPGGNLNKSTGPGAQATIRALSRAGVEIGRIEDVTPIPHDGTKAPKNKRV
- a CDS encoding DNA-directed RNA polymerase subunit D; this translates as MTEDDFDVQYVERDDRSARVLIRGLTPAFANGIRRAMIADVPTFSIDTVRFVENSSVMFDEMIGLRLGLIPLKTPLDDFEVGDEVTLALDVEGPATAYSGDIESADPLVEVADDNIPIIELKEGQRLEFEADAVLDTGKEHAKHQGGVSVGYRHLQRVSVEGDLGEFDDDEPRILRGVIETPDGEIELTDEFDNDLSERFPGKEVSVEDVPGAFVFHIETDGSFSVEELLLRAIDSIEERADELQTKVAV